The Streptomyces sp. NBC_01244 genome contains a region encoding:
- a CDS encoding DUF2617 family protein yields the protein MLTTLQTTYTDTRAADLAWALGRERLPALAVLNLELGGAKVELRLLGASHQVLLEEGDVLCSETVACMPGSSTPLPLGVAKRVGDWEYEFAARVENLSRGSFAGRAQELLALVADHPNGLAGTFPGSPHAFTAMLAQRYEGQVRWRTWHAYPQEGQLVATRTRVGVRTAGPTGAGAGTAAAVAEAAVESPVLI from the coding sequence ATGCTCACGACCCTCCAGACCACCTATACCGACACGCGTGCCGCCGATCTCGCCTGGGCCCTGGGTCGGGAGCGGCTGCCCGCCCTGGCCGTACTGAACCTCGAACTGGGTGGCGCGAAAGTGGAGTTGCGCCTGCTCGGGGCCTCCCACCAGGTACTCCTGGAGGAGGGCGACGTGCTCTGCTCCGAGACCGTCGCCTGTATGCCCGGCAGCAGTACCCCGCTTCCGCTCGGCGTGGCCAAGCGCGTCGGCGACTGGGAGTACGAGTTCGCCGCGCGGGTCGAGAACCTCTCGCGCGGTTCCTTCGCCGGGCGGGCTCAGGAGCTGCTCGCGCTGGTCGCGGACCACCCGAACGGGCTCGCCGGGACCTTCCCCGGCAGCCCGCACGCCTTCACCGCCATGCTCGCGCAGCGCTACGAGGGCCAGGTGCGCTGGCGGACCTGGCACGCGTACCCGCAGGAAGGGCAGTTGGTGGCCACCCGGACCCGGGTCGGCGTACGGACGGCCGGTCCGACGGGTGCGGGGGCGGGCACGGCGGCCGCCGTCGCGGAGGCGGCCGTGGAGTCGCCGGTGCTGATCTAG
- a CDS encoding DUF397 domain-containing protein: MTGTPEFEFRTSSACQYNNNDPRCVEVATNVPGKVAVRNSTGGPSVQFTPAEWSDFLKGAKLGEFDLSA, encoded by the coding sequence ATGACTGGAACCCCTGAGTTCGAGTTCCGTACGTCCAGCGCCTGTCAGTACAACAACAACGACCCCCGCTGTGTCGAGGTCGCGACCAACGTCCCGGGCAAGGTGGCGGTCCGCAACTCCACCGGCGGCCCGTCCGTCCAGTTCACCCCGGCGGAGTGGTCCGACTTCCTCAAGGGTGCCAAGCTGGGGGAGTTCGACCTCTCGGCGTAG
- a CDS encoding CoxG family protein produces the protein MEHQVFVPVPSADVRAVLRDPARLARCVPGLQQDADTEAGPLSGRLKVRVGGHTVTYRGTLSVTEQDPDHFTLAGEGTEVRGSGTVKLSLALRLTGADGGTRLEFTAESAADGRAAAFAPGAAATAAHRLLDRAAGHLAALAVDGAAGPDAAGPADAAAAATDGDPAPEHFDTDADTDPDTDLGPDPDPGFTEVTASVFDTEVPPPSLDPFLEGTFEGMADLGDLGDLSDLGGPPRPPAEAAHARRTMIGRSAEEVDHAPPRGRYAPVPAPTSASANANLRWIAPAAAVAVASAVLLGRALRRRR, from the coding sequence ATGGAGCATCAGGTGTTCGTACCGGTCCCCTCCGCCGACGTCCGCGCCGTGCTGCGCGACCCCGCCCGGCTGGCGCGATGCGTGCCGGGGCTCCAGCAGGACGCCGATACCGAGGCCGGGCCGCTGTCAGGCCGGCTGAAGGTGCGGGTCGGCGGGCACACCGTCACCTACCGCGGCACCCTCTCCGTCACCGAGCAGGACCCGGACCACTTCACCCTCGCCGGAGAAGGCACCGAGGTGCGGGGGAGCGGGACCGTGAAGCTCTCCCTCGCGCTGCGCCTGACCGGGGCGGACGGGGGCACCCGGCTGGAGTTCACCGCCGAGTCCGCCGCCGACGGCCGGGCCGCCGCCTTCGCCCCCGGCGCGGCCGCCACGGCCGCACACCGTCTGCTGGACCGCGCCGCCGGGCACCTCGCGGCCCTCGCGGTCGACGGCGCCGCCGGGCCCGACGCCGCGGGGCCGGCCGACGCGGCGGCGGCGGCAACCGACGGAGACCCGGCCCCGGAGCACTTCGACACCGACGCCGATACCGACCCCGACACCGACCTAGGCCCGGACCCGGACCCGGGGTTCACCGAGGTCACCGCGTCCGTGTTCGACACCGAGGTCCCGCCCCCGTCCCTGGACCCGTTCCTGGAGGGCACCTTCGAAGGCATGGCCGACCTCGGCGACCTCGGCGACCTCAGTGACCTCGGTGGACCGCCGCGCCCGCCGGCCGAGGCCGCGCACGCCCGCCGCACGATGATCGGCCGCAGCGCGGAGGAGGTCGACCACGCGCCCCCGCGCGGCCGCTACGCCCCGGTCCCGGCGCCCACCTCCGCCTCCGCGAACGCCAACCTCCGCTGGATCGCCCCGGCCGCCGCCGTGGCCGTGGCCTCGGCGGTCCTCCTGGGCCGCGCCCTGCGCCGCCGCCGCTGA
- a CDS encoding tryptophan 2,3-dioxygenase family protein — protein sequence MSHALDASGDGGSDTPNLDFAGTTPYEDYVQADVLTHLQHLRSDDPGEMVFLVTTQVMELWFTVIVHEWETAAQALREDELPVAMDALKRSLRELEALNASWRPLAQLTPGQFNAYRAALGEGSGFQSAMYRRMEFLLGEKAASMLVPHRGAPRVHAELEKALQEPSLYDEVLSLLARRGLPVPQSVLDRDLSQRYEPSPEVEAVWTALYAAPDAHPDLHRLGEVLTDVAELVWRWRNDHLVATRRAMGAKTGTGGSAGVTWLEKRAQKNVFPELWTARSHV from the coding sequence ATGTCGCACGCCCTTGATGCCTCCGGAGACGGCGGTTCGGACACTCCGAACCTCGACTTCGCCGGCACGACCCCCTACGAGGACTACGTCCAGGCGGACGTCCTCACCCACCTCCAGCACCTGCGCTCGGACGACCCGGGCGAGATGGTCTTCCTGGTCACCACCCAGGTCATGGAGCTGTGGTTCACGGTCATCGTCCACGAGTGGGAGACGGCCGCGCAGGCGCTCCGCGAGGACGAGCTCCCCGTCGCGATGGACGCGCTGAAACGATCCCTCCGCGAGCTGGAGGCCCTCAACGCCTCCTGGCGCCCCCTCGCCCAGCTGACCCCGGGCCAGTTCAACGCGTACCGCGCCGCCCTCGGCGAGGGCTCGGGCTTCCAGTCGGCGATGTACCGCCGGATGGAGTTCCTGCTCGGCGAGAAGGCCGCCTCCATGCTGGTCCCGCACCGCGGCGCCCCGCGCGTCCACGCGGAGCTGGAGAAGGCCCTCCAGGAGCCCAGCCTCTACGACGAGGTGCTGAGCCTCCTCGCCCGCCGCGGCCTCCCGGTCCCGCAGTCGGTCCTCGACCGCGACCTCTCGCAGCGCTACGAGCCCTCGCCCGAGGTCGAAGCCGTCTGGACGGCCCTGTACGCCGCCCCGGACGCCCACCCGGACCTGCACCGCCTCGGCGAGGTCCTCACCGACGTCGCCGAGCTGGTCTGGCGCTGGCGCAACGACCACCTGGTCGCCACCCGCCGCGCGATGGGCGCGAAGACGGGCACGGGCGGCTCGGCCGGCGTGACCTGGCTGGAGAAGCGCGCCCAGAAGAACGTCTTCCCGGAGCTGTGGACGGCGCGCAGCCATGTCTGA
- the fbaA gene encoding class II fructose-bisphosphate aldolase encodes MPIATPEVYNEMLDRAKAGKFAYPAINVTSTQTLHAALRGFAEAESDGIIQISTGGAEFLGGQYNKDMVTGAAALAEFAHIVAAKYDITVALHTDHCPKDKLDGYVRPLLEISAERVARGLNPLFQSHMWDGSAETLADNLAIGQELLAKAAAAKIILEVEITPTGGEEDGVSHEINDELYTTVDDALRTAEALGLGEKGRYLLAASFGNVHGVYKPGNVVLRPELLKDLQAGVGEKYGKSSPFDFVFHGGSGSTAEEIATALENGVVKMNLDTDTQYAFTRPVVDHMFRNYDAVLKVDGEVGTKSKYDPRTWGKAAEAGMAARVTEACANLRSTGTKLK; translated from the coding sequence ATGCCCATCGCAACCCCCGAGGTCTACAACGAGATGCTCGACCGGGCGAAGGCAGGCAAGTTTGCCTACCCGGCGATCAACGTGACCTCGACCCAGACCCTGCACGCTGCACTGCGCGGCTTCGCGGAGGCCGAGAGCGACGGCATCATCCAGATCTCCACCGGTGGTGCGGAGTTCCTGGGTGGCCAGTACAACAAGGACATGGTCACCGGCGCCGCCGCCCTGGCCGAGTTCGCGCACATCGTGGCCGCCAAGTACGACATCACCGTCGCGCTGCACACGGACCACTGCCCCAAGGACAAGCTGGACGGCTACGTCCGCCCGCTGCTCGAGATCTCGGCCGAGCGCGTGGCCCGCGGCCTCAACCCGCTCTTCCAGTCGCACATGTGGGACGGCTCCGCCGAGACCCTGGCCGACAACCTGGCCATCGGCCAGGAGCTGCTCGCCAAGGCCGCCGCCGCGAAGATCATCCTCGAGGTCGAGATCACCCCGACCGGTGGCGAGGAAGACGGCGTCAGCCACGAGATCAACGACGAGCTCTACACCACCGTCGACGACGCGCTGCGCACCGCCGAGGCCCTGGGCCTGGGCGAGAAGGGCCGCTACCTACTGGCCGCCTCCTTCGGCAACGTGCACGGCGTCTACAAGCCGGGCAACGTCGTCCTGCGCCCCGAGCTCCTCAAGGACCTCCAGGCCGGCGTCGGCGAGAAGTACGGCAAGTCCTCCCCGTTCGACTTCGTCTTCCACGGCGGCTCGGGCTCCACGGCCGAGGAGATCGCCACCGCGCTGGAGAACGGCGTCGTGAAGATGAACCTCGACACCGACACCCAGTACGCCTTCACCCGCCCGGTCGTGGACCACATGTTCCGCAACTACGACGCGGTCCTGAAGGTCGACGGCGAGGTCGGCACCAAGTCGAAGTACGACCCCCGCACGTGGGGCAAGGCCGCCGAGGCCGGCATGGCCGCGCGCGTCACCGAGGCCTGCGCGAACCTGCGTTCCACGGGCACCAAGCTCAAGTAG
- a CDS encoding winged helix-turn-helix domain-containing protein, whose translation MSEIDHESPTPVYRQIAALIIAEIKSGAIPVNRKIPSESNLTQRFGVARETARNAVKFLRDEGWVFTVPQRGTYVTDHSARSGDEAQ comes from the coding sequence ATGTCGGAGATTGACCACGAGTCGCCCACGCCGGTCTACCGGCAGATTGCGGCGCTGATCATCGCGGAGATCAAGAGCGGCGCCATTCCGGTGAACCGCAAGATCCCCAGTGAGTCCAACCTGACCCAGCGCTTCGGCGTGGCTCGTGAGACCGCCCGGAACGCGGTGAAGTTCCTCCGTGACGAAGGCTGGGTGTTCACCGTGCCCCAGCGCGGGACTTACGTGACCGATCACTCCGCACGGTCAGGCGACGAAGCCCAGTAG
- a CDS encoding DUF7848 domain-containing protein: MNRSIFRFEDYTTRQDPKVKPEYRAVCESGEVELCGAKSETEDSAADVDDWMRDHMQATGHRCFRRTFEDFAELLPTEELRKELEPAKVQRVTA, translated from the coding sequence GTGAACCGGTCCATCTTCCGCTTCGAGGACTACACGACCCGACAGGACCCGAAGGTCAAACCGGAGTACAGGGCCGTGTGCGAGTCGGGGGAAGTCGAGCTGTGCGGCGCCAAGTCGGAAACGGAAGACTCCGCGGCGGACGTAGATGACTGGATGCGCGACCACATGCAGGCGACCGGTCACCGATGCTTCAGAAGGACCTTCGAGGACTTCGCGGAATTGCTGCCCACGGAGGAACTGCGAAAGGAACTGGAACCGGCGAAGGTCCAGCGGGTGACGGCGTGA
- a CDS encoding polyamine aminopropyltransferase: protein MIDRSTPRGVLRTRWRRPPAPEPRGVGRVPAVLPVRPRTGRLLVLATVFVCAACGLVYELELLALGSYLIGDSVTQASVVLSVMVFAMGVGSLLAKALRARPAFGFALVEAGLALLGGLSAIALYASFAWLGESRPALVAFSFAIGVLIGAEIPLLMVLIQRIRRQDAGGAVADLFAADYVGALVGGLAFPFLLLPVLGQLTGAMFTGTVNVIAGGGLVLWLFRRDLSRRARWLLIGVNVTVLTVLGCATVLADDFERVARRAVYGGEVRVAVQTGVQELVLTGPPTGSPRSLELFLDGRLRVSGYDEYRYHEALVHPAMTGPHTRVLVLGGGDGLAAREVLRYRDVASVTVVELDPGVVRLARTDPMLSALNGRAYEDPRLGVVTEDAFRWLRAPASRDRFDVIVSDLPDPGITPSTKLYSQEFYGLAARALRPGGRLAVHAGPPGTRPRTYWTVEATLRAAGLRTAPYSAGGRLSGFAAGPDRVLGAASASAATLPQDWGFVLAAREDVPRLRVDRETPALRSLSTRSLADAARDTERTRVAGLPPSTLPHPRYS, encoded by the coding sequence ATGATCGACCGTTCCACCCCGCGCGGGGTGCTTCGCACCCGGTGGCGCCGCCCCCCGGCTCCGGAGCCGCGCGGTGTGGGCCGCGTCCCGGCCGTCCTGCCCGTACGGCCCAGGACCGGCCGACTCCTCGTCCTGGCCACCGTGTTCGTCTGCGCCGCCTGCGGGCTCGTATACGAACTGGAGCTGCTCGCCCTCGGCTCGTACCTCATCGGCGATTCCGTCACCCAGGCCTCGGTCGTGCTGTCCGTCATGGTCTTCGCCATGGGCGTCGGGTCCCTGCTCGCCAAGGCCCTGCGCGCGCGCCCCGCCTTCGGTTTCGCCCTCGTGGAAGCGGGCCTCGCCCTGCTCGGTGGGCTCTCCGCCATAGCGCTTTACGCCAGCTTCGCCTGGCTGGGGGAGTCCCGGCCCGCGCTCGTCGCCTTCTCCTTCGCCATCGGCGTGCTCATCGGCGCCGAGATCCCGCTCCTGATGGTCCTCATCCAGCGCATCCGCAGACAGGACGCGGGCGGCGCCGTCGCCGACCTGTTCGCCGCCGACTACGTCGGCGCCCTCGTCGGAGGCCTCGCCTTCCCCTTCCTGCTGCTGCCCGTCCTCGGCCAGCTCACCGGCGCCATGTTCACCGGCACCGTCAACGTCATCGCCGGCGGCGGCCTCGTCCTGTGGCTGTTCCGCAGGGACCTGAGCCGCCGCGCCCGCTGGCTGCTCATCGGTGTCAACGTCACCGTCCTCACCGTCCTGGGCTGCGCCACCGTCCTCGCCGACGACTTCGAACGCGTCGCCCGCCGCGCCGTCTACGGCGGCGAGGTCCGCGTCGCCGTCCAGACCGGGGTCCAGGAACTCGTCCTCACCGGCCCCCCGACCGGCTCCCCGCGCTCCCTCGAGCTCTTCCTCGACGGCCGCCTGCGGGTCAGCGGTTACGACGAGTACCGCTACCACGAGGCCCTCGTGCACCCCGCGATGACCGGACCGCACACCCGCGTCCTGGTCCTCGGCGGCGGAGACGGCCTCGCCGCCCGCGAGGTGCTGCGCTACCGCGACGTCGCCTCCGTCACCGTCGTCGAGCTCGACCCCGGAGTCGTGCGGCTCGCCCGGACGGACCCGATGCTCTCCGCGCTGAACGGGCGGGCGTACGAGGACCCGCGCCTCGGCGTCGTCACCGAGGACGCCTTCCGCTGGCTGCGCGCACCCGCCTCCCGGGACCGCTTCGACGTCATCGTCTCCGACCTGCCGGATCCCGGGATCACCCCCAGCACGAAGCTGTACTCGCAGGAGTTCTACGGGTTGGCCGCGCGGGCCCTGCGCCCCGGCGGGCGGCTCGCCGTCCACGCGGGGCCGCCCGGCACCAGGCCCCGTACCTACTGGACCGTCGAGGCCACCCTGCGCGCGGCCGGCCTGCGCACCGCCCCCTACAGCGCGGGCGGCCGCCTCTCGGGCTTCGCCGCCGGCCCCGATCGGGTGCTCGGCGCGGCCTCCGCCTCCGCTGCGACGCTTCCGCAGGACTGGGGCTTCGTGCTGGCGGCCCGCGAGGACGTGCCCCGGCTGCGGGTGGACCGGGAGACGCCCGCCCTGCGCTCCCTGTCCACGCGGTCCCTGGCCGACGCGGCCCGGGACACGGAGCGCACCCGGGTGGCGGGGCTCCCGCCGTCGACGCTGCCGCACCCGAGGTACTCGTAG
- a CDS encoding pyridoxal phosphate-dependent aminotransferase, with product MSDPERSNGPARPFLNRKLAAFGTTIFAEMSALATATGAINLGQGFPDTDGPAEIAEAAARAIRDGRGNQYPPGPGVPELRTAIAAHQQRFYGLAHDPDTEVLVTAGATEAIAASLLALLEPGDEVIALEPFYDSYAACIAMAGAVRVPLTLRAPDFRLDVDALRAAVTPRTRLLLLNTPHNPTGTVLTPAELAAVAELAVSRDLLVITDEVYEHLVFEGTHTPLASLPGMRERTVTISSAGKTFSFTGWKVGWVTGTPELVTAVRSAKQFLTYVSSGPFQYAIAEALALPDAYYDSFRADLAAKRDLLSDGLAAAGFEVFRPEGTYFVTTDITPLGERDGLAFCRALPERCGVVAIPNQVFYDDKAAGASHVRWAFCKRTVVIEEAIERLSKLRK from the coding sequence ATGAGCGATCCCGAACGCAGCAACGGCCCCGCCCGCCCCTTCCTCAACCGCAAGCTGGCGGCCTTCGGCACGACGATCTTCGCGGAGATGTCCGCCCTGGCCACCGCCACCGGGGCGATCAACCTCGGCCAGGGTTTTCCCGACACCGACGGCCCCGCCGAGATCGCCGAGGCCGCGGCGCGCGCGATCCGTGACGGCCGGGGCAACCAGTACCCGCCGGGCCCCGGCGTCCCGGAGCTGCGTACGGCGATCGCCGCCCACCAGCAGCGCTTCTACGGCCTGGCCCACGACCCCGACACCGAGGTCCTCGTCACCGCCGGAGCCACCGAGGCCATCGCGGCCTCGCTCCTGGCCCTGCTGGAGCCGGGCGACGAGGTCATCGCCCTGGAACCCTTCTACGACTCCTACGCCGCCTGCATCGCGATGGCCGGGGCCGTCCGGGTGCCGCTGACCCTGCGCGCCCCCGATTTCCGCCTCGACGTGGACGCGCTGAGGGCTGCGGTCACCCCCCGCACCCGCCTCCTGCTCCTGAACACCCCGCACAATCCGACGGGCACCGTCCTGACCCCCGCCGAGCTGGCCGCGGTCGCGGAGCTGGCCGTCTCCCGCGACCTGCTGGTCATCACGGACGAGGTGTACGAGCACCTGGTCTTCGAGGGCACCCACACCCCGCTGGCGAGCCTGCCGGGCATGCGCGAGCGCACGGTCACCATCTCCTCCGCCGGCAAGACCTTCTCCTTCACGGGCTGGAAGGTCGGCTGGGTGACGGGGACGCCCGAGCTGGTCACGGCGGTCCGCTCGGCGAAGCAGTTCCTGACGTACGTGTCCTCGGGCCCGTTCCAGTACGCGATCGCCGAGGCCCTCGCCCTCCCCGACGCGTACTACGACTCCTTCCGCGCGGACCTGGCCGCCAAGCGCGACCTCCTCTCCGACGGCCTCGCTGCGGCCGGCTTCGAGGTCTTCCGCCCGGAGGGCACCTACTTCGTCACCACCGACATCACCCCGCTCGGCGAGCGCGACGGCCTCGCCTTCTGCCGGGCCCTGCCGGAACGCTGCGGCGTGGTGGCCATCCCGAACCAGGTCTTCTACGACGACAAAGCCGCCGGGGCCAGCCACGTCCGCTGGGCCTTCTGCAAGCGGACGGTGGTGATAGAAGAAGCAATCGAAAGGTTGTCTAAGCTGCGGAAATGA
- a CDS encoding DUF3151 domain-containing protein produces MSLHQNLLGGPAPTHLPDEPGIAAIAAGTPAVEVAAAHPTSSLAWALLADEAFAAGRTVESYAYARTGYHRGLDALRRAGWKGHGPVPWEHEPNRGFLRALNALARAAGAIEEKEEYERCSTFLRDSSETAADVLAV; encoded by the coding sequence ATGTCTCTTCACCAGAACCTTCTCGGGGGCCCCGCCCCCACCCACCTCCCCGACGAGCCGGGCATCGCGGCCATCGCCGCGGGCACCCCCGCCGTCGAGGTGGCCGCCGCGCACCCGACCTCCTCCCTCGCCTGGGCCCTCCTCGCCGACGAGGCCTTCGCGGCCGGCCGCACGGTCGAGTCGTACGCGTACGCCCGTACGGGCTACCACCGCGGCCTGGACGCGCTGCGCCGCGCCGGCTGGAAGGGCCACGGCCCGGTGCCGTGGGAGCACGAGCCGAACCGCGGCTTCCTGCGCGCCCTGAACGCCCTGGCCCGCGCGGCCGGTGCGATCGAGGAGAAGGAGGAGTACGAGCGCTGCTCGACCTTCCTGCGCGACTCCTCCGAGACGGCCGCGGACGTCCTCGCGGTCTGA
- a CDS encoding aldose epimerase family protein, whose amino-acid sequence MSTQLRAGGAEVTIDQENGCRISSLRIDGTELLRQGDHYGSFPMVPWCGRTRDGQFQDGATLHQLPLNHPPHAIHGFGRDAAWRRARATATEAAFTYPLADPWPYEGLVTQIFELGENALTLTMGIETYQDSFPAQAGWHPWFLRNLGGGGSDVRIDFEAAWQEERGADHLPTGNRIDPKPGPWDDCFGMPYGVDVTLTWPDALELKVTSRSEWVVVYDEQPEAVCVEPQSGPPNGLNSLPQLVTPVDPLEISTTWTWRRLG is encoded by the coding sequence ATGAGTACGCAACTGCGCGCCGGCGGCGCCGAGGTGACCATCGACCAGGAGAACGGCTGCCGGATCAGCAGTCTGCGCATCGACGGGACGGAACTGCTGCGGCAGGGGGACCACTACGGGTCCTTCCCCATGGTCCCGTGGTGCGGCCGGACCAGGGACGGGCAGTTCCAGGACGGGGCGACCCTGCACCAGCTGCCGCTCAACCACCCGCCGCACGCCATCCACGGCTTCGGCCGCGACGCCGCCTGGCGCCGCGCCCGGGCCACCGCCACCGAGGCCGCCTTCACGTACCCGCTCGCCGACCCGTGGCCCTACGAGGGCCTGGTCACCCAGATCTTCGAGCTCGGCGAGAACGCGCTGACCCTGACGATGGGCATCGAGACCTACCAGGACTCCTTCCCGGCGCAGGCCGGCTGGCACCCCTGGTTCCTGCGCAACCTCGGCGGGGGCGGGTCCGACGTACGCATCGACTTCGAGGCCGCCTGGCAGGAGGAGCGCGGAGCCGACCACCTCCCCACCGGCAACCGCATCGACCCCAAGCCGGGCCCCTGGGACGACTGCTTCGGCATGCCGTACGGGGTCGACGTCACCCTCACGTGGCCCGACGCCCTGGAGCTGAAGGTCACCAGCCGCTCCGAATGGGTGGTCGTCTACGACGAGCAGCCCGAGGCCGTCTGCGTGGAACCGCAGTCGGGCCCGCCGAACGGACTGAACAGCCTCCCGCAGTTGGTCACCCCCGTGGACCCGCTGGAGATCTCCACGACGTGGACGTGGCGGCGGCTCGGGTAG
- a CDS encoding tetratricopeptide repeat protein, with protein sequence MTKIPNEGLQRLYVETNWTLSQFARAINLLASENGTPLKCNPSTVHHWLGGTLPQKETVRRYVVEAFCRRLQRPVTHLEAGFPPPADSSPASTDTVEGMIELGRQDMDPSRRAVLGAGLFSVALTIPGWQDVIGRAEAVHAGRMSRIGMNEVEMVIAMTERISDLDDQFGGRHARPMAASFMVNTVAPYLRADATDEVRKAMLSAASDLAYLTGYMAVDEGVHGLAQRYYVKALELAGAADDHLTYCTTLRGMSVQAVDLRHGTKAMELADAAAAASPKAGPRMFAFLAGQQAHAAAQTGDRVTALRKIREAESSMERAESRSRAFGSYDPSSLNYHVSQVRYELGDVAGSIEAMRQSDQLRYGVYRRARVRHRATLAERQLELGHLEAACATWHTALDDFPMVQSGRADDRIKAMFGLIRPHIKNATARDLYERARTVAPASLVA encoded by the coding sequence GTGACGAAGATCCCGAACGAAGGTCTTCAGCGCCTGTACGTCGAAACGAACTGGACCTTGAGCCAGTTCGCACGCGCCATCAACTTGCTGGCCAGCGAGAATGGCACGCCGCTCAAGTGCAACCCGTCCACGGTCCACCACTGGTTAGGCGGGACGCTCCCGCAGAAGGAGACCGTCCGTCGCTACGTTGTCGAAGCGTTCTGCCGCCGGCTGCAAAGGCCCGTAACGCACCTCGAAGCCGGCTTCCCCCCTCCCGCAGATTCATCCCCAGCTTCCACGGATACCGTGGAAGGGATGATCGAGCTGGGGAGGCAAGACATGGACCCGTCACGGAGGGCCGTTCTCGGCGCGGGCCTCTTCTCCGTGGCGCTGACCATTCCCGGTTGGCAAGACGTGATCGGCCGGGCGGAAGCGGTGCACGCCGGACGCATGTCGCGCATAGGGATGAACGAAGTTGAAATGGTCATTGCCATGACCGAACGGATTTCGGACCTTGATGATCAGTTCGGGGGGCGCCACGCCCGTCCCATGGCCGCAAGTTTCATGGTCAACACCGTGGCTCCGTATCTCCGCGCCGATGCGACGGACGAAGTTCGGAAGGCGATGCTCTCAGCCGCTTCGGACCTTGCCTACCTGACCGGCTACATGGCCGTGGACGAAGGTGTTCACGGTCTCGCCCAGCGGTATTACGTGAAGGCGCTTGAGCTTGCCGGCGCCGCAGATGATCACTTGACGTATTGCACCACTCTGCGAGGCATGAGCGTTCAGGCTGTGGATCTTCGACACGGCACGAAGGCCATGGAACTGGCGGATGCCGCCGCTGCCGCTTCTCCGAAAGCCGGGCCCCGGATGTTCGCCTTCCTTGCAGGGCAGCAAGCCCACGCTGCTGCCCAGACAGGTGACCGGGTGACCGCCCTCCGGAAGATCCGGGAGGCGGAATCTTCGATGGAACGGGCGGAGTCCCGAAGCCGGGCCTTCGGCTCGTACGACCCATCTTCGCTGAACTACCACGTCAGTCAGGTGCGGTACGAACTGGGTGACGTGGCCGGGTCCATCGAAGCGATGCGGCAGTCTGATCAATTGCGCTATGGCGTGTACCGGCGGGCTCGTGTCCGCCATCGGGCAACTCTGGCGGAGCGTCAGCTTGAGCTTGGCCACCTTGAAGCGGCGTGCGCCACCTGGCATACGGCCCTGGATGACTTCCCCATGGTCCAGTCAGGCCGGGCCGATGATCGGATCAAGGCCATGTTCGGACTCATCCGGCCGCATATCAAGAACGCTACAGCTCGGGACCTGTACGAGCGCGCCCGGACCGTGGCCCCGGCTTCACTGGTCGCCTGA
- the pyrE gene encoding orotate phosphoribosyltransferase, producing the protein MSDVRDALLQQIKDKAVVHGKVILSSGREADYYIDLRRITLDGEAAPLVGQVMLDLTADLEFDCVGGLTLGADPVATSMLHASAARGARLDAFVVRKAQKAHGMQRRIEGTDVKGKRCLVVEDTSTTGGSPLTAVEAVREAGGEVVAVATIVDRGAAGAIAAAGLPYLTGYQLDDLGLS; encoded by the coding sequence ATGAGTGACGTACGCGATGCGCTTCTGCAGCAGATCAAGGACAAGGCCGTCGTGCACGGCAAGGTGATCCTCTCCTCCGGCCGCGAGGCCGACTACTACATCGACCTCCGCCGGATCACCCTGGACGGCGAAGCCGCCCCGCTGGTCGGCCAGGTCATGCTCGACCTCACCGCCGACCTGGAGTTCGACTGCGTCGGCGGCCTGACGCTGGGCGCCGACCCGGTGGCCACCTCGATGCTGCACGCCTCCGCCGCGCGCGGCGCGCGCCTGGACGCCTTCGTCGTCCGCAAGGCGCAGAAGGCGCACGGCATGCAGCGCCGTATCGAGGGCACCGACGTGAAGGGCAAGCGCTGCCTGGTGGTCGAGGACACCTCGACGACCGGCGGTTCCCCGCTGACCGCCGTCGAGGCGGTCCGCGAGGCCGGCGGCGAGGTCGTCGCCGTCGCGACGATCGTCGACCGCGGCGCGGCCGGCGCCATCGCGGCTGCCGGACTGCCCTACCTCACGGGGTACCAGCTGGATGACCTCGGTTTGTCCTAA